TAGCACCAGCATGTAACATTGTAGTATTAATGGCTATCCCAATTGGAATGAGATGTATATAAACTCTTTTTGTTCCCATCAATTTTGAGTATGAAATTAAAGAATGGTCGTATGGTCAGATGCAGTCTCAGCCTCTGCCATGATTGATCACATGAAGTACAAACTTTTCTTTCTTATCCTTTGTGACTTGTGGTTGGATGGCGTTGTCTTTCCACTCTCGCTTGAAAGCTATGAGTCTTCGATGCTTTCGGGACTCCATCTTCCATCACagacaaaactataaataaaaggtttgatgtaatgctcatgtatgttcgtatttattgattttatttataCTTTACATAACATATAAAAGGCTGATAGTAGACTTAATAGCCTCACTTTTTTTAGTTTTGATGATCAtcttaggcttgcaaataaaTGTTGTTAGCTATGAaatgtttgctgaaatgattgcttgtggatcccgagtataATACTCTTTATAACCCGTTCTCTATTTTGTAGATCCTAAAGGACCATAGAAGGTTTCGGAGAGACTAATCTTTGCGGACAAAGATGCATCGGTGTCGTACTACTTAAACAAAATTAACTAAGTGCATAACAATATGATAGTGCGATCGACCTGCTAGGGTATGTTGATGTCGACCGAGGGCTCCAATCACGAGCACTTGCACTTTGTATCGATCACACTGGTGAATTAGTATCTCATGAGCCATGTGAATTAAGATGCAATCAAATGAGATGCATCTGTATGGTGGTGAGATTTGAGAATGTCACTTTtatctcttggattcaaaaatctaagaatatttataaattttgaacttattcaTCAAAGTCACTATTGTTGATAGCGTATTTACTATTGTGAATCAGTGTCTCATGAGCAGAAAGAAAGGGACAATCATGAAAAAAGAAGACCAACAAAACAAAAGAGATTTCTATTGTTGATACCatatttactatttataatctcatttttaattttttttaatattcataaGATACCTCTCAATAAATGAATGAATGTCAATCTCATCAACTTATCCCTTAATTATCGTAATATTTTTCAAGACTCAATTAGTGTTGATGCTTAACGAGACGATTGGCCGACAGATGAAATATGACAATATGAAGTAATGATATTTGAGGGGTTATTATAAGAAATAAGGGTATAATTAGTAATTGAGAAGTTGTATTtagtataattatattttattattttttaaaatgattgtATAAAGTAAAGGGATATTAATAGCAAAAAAAAATGAATTGTCAATAGCAATATTCCaaacaaatattataaattaaaagaTACTAATGCTATTGATTCTCAAAGGAAACAACAATTCAACCACTAATTAACTGACTCATCCATCTCAAGCTCTTAGAATGATGACAAGAGTTTCTTAATTTATCATTGTTTACTAAAGATAAACCTATTTTAATATCTAATTATCCTTTTTCTCCAGAAATGGTTGTCAGGAATAACTTTGCATTCACAGTTGTAATAGTTGTATTGGACGaatcattttcaatcattttaaTATCTAGTTATCAGGTCCTGCAACTCTTTGGATCTATTCCTcctggtggttggcctttgctttCCACGATGCTGTTTGTTGGCGTGACGCTCCCTCCATGGAGTATCTGAAGGACTGGACAGCCATTAATGAGTTGAATGTGACCTCGAGACGCCGTGTGTGACCAGCAATTCTCGATCTATCCAAAGTCAACCGTTTCCTGTAAGTAATCGTAAAAGTAGTAATTGACTTGCATCTGAGTCATATTAAAGATTGAAATGATGAGGTAAATAGGCTACGACCTGTCCCCTCTCTGTGCATGCGATGCCCTGCTTCGCCGCCGCTAGCGGCCACAATTGACGTCGCAGCGTTCGACGTTTTACTGGTATGAACGCCTAGTAGTTAATACTTTGAACGATTAATAAAGACTCAGATAGATCAAATCGCTTGTGGCAGACATGAAGACACGAAGCTCGAAGGGAAAtccgatagaagataagattttttcaagtaaatcttatctattctgttgaggaaaatccttcttCCTAATcctataaataagaaagaaacgtgttaatgtattcaagctaagctATTTCattttttaataaagttttttctattattgttctttatcttctattatttctatcaaattTGAATAAGGCAGTTCATAGATCAAATCCTCCTCCCACCAAAGCTTGAGATCATGGAGTTGGCCAGGCAAAGGTTCCTTTTTGCCGCAAGTGTCTTCGTCCTGTGCTTTCATAGCTTCTGCCACGCTGAGAAACGTCCGTCTCTTGTCCCTAGTTGAGATATATCTGTACCCTCTTCATTCGCTGATACTGACAAGCTTCTTGTGTCTCTCTGTTTTGACAGCTCCCTCCTACACCTTCGTGAAGCATGCAGCGGACGGTCCGACGGTGTCCTACCATGACTACATCATCGTCGGTGGGGGAACTGCCGGCTGCCCTTTGGCCGCCACCCTTTCGCGCAGCTTCGACGTGCTGGTGCTGGAACGAGGAGGATCTCCCTACGGCAACAGCAACATATCCAACCTGGCGACCTTTGTCCGCAACCTGGCTGACCTCACTCCGACCTCCCCCACCCAACGCTTCGTCTCCGAGGACGGGGTCATCAACGCGCGAGCCCGCGTCCTCGGCGGCGGGACCTGCATCAACGCCGGGTTCTACTCCCGCGCCAGCGCCCAGGAGGTGAGAGAGATGGGCTGGGACGTGGAGTTGGTGAACCGGTCATACCGAtgggtggaggaggaggtggcctCCGAGCACCAGCTGACTCAGTGGACTTCCGCGCTGAAGGAGGGGCTTCTCCATGCCGGAGTGACACCGTACAACGGGTTTACGTACGATCACTTGTACGGAACCAAGATCGGAGGGACGACGTTCGATCGAGATGGTCATCGGCACACCGCCGCCGACCTGCTCAAGTACGCCGACCCCAACAGGCTGACCGTGCTCTTGCGCGCCACGGCGCAGAGGATTTTATTCAGGGACGGAGGTGGGAGCACTCTTACACGCATTACATGTAGCTCTTAGTGGATGCATTCGAACAATAAATATGACATGATGATGCAGGAAGACAGAGACCACGGGCGTCTGGTGTCGTGTACAAGGACGAGAAGGGCAACGTGCACGAGGCCTACCTGAAAGACTGCCCCGGCAGCGAGGTTATAGTGTCCGCCGGAGCCCTCGGAAGCCCGCAACTGCTCATGCTGAGCGGCGTCGGCCCGGCTGACCACCTCGGATCCCTGGGCATCGAGGTCGTTCTGGACCAGCCGATGGTCGGCCAAGGCATGTCCGACAACCCGATGTCCCTCATCGTCATCCCTTCGCCGCAGCCGGTGGAGATCACCTCCGTGCAGGTCGTCGGGATTGCTCCGTCGGGCTACTACGTGGAGTCCTTGACCGGCCTCAACTTGCGTGCTGATCTGCTCGGTGCCTCCTCCGGCGGCGGTGCTGAACCATCACGCGCTTCGTCCGAGCAAGGAAACGAAGAGATCTATCCCTTTCAAGGCGGACTGATAGTGGAGAAGCTGGCACGCCCGCTGTCTCGAGGTCACCTCCACCTCAAGAATCTCAATCCAGAAGACAATCCCGCCGTCACCTTCAATTACTTTGTGGAACCCGAGGACGTCCGGACGTGCGTGGAGGGCATGGAGACGATAAAGAGAGTGCTCGAGACAAAAGAGATGTCCGAGTTCAGGAACTCCAATCAATCCGTGGAAGATCTCATAACCCTATCTGCAAGCTTGATCGTCAACAACCGAACGAGGCACGACGATGACTCCACCTCCTTGGAGCAGTACTGCAAAGACCTCACGATGACCATATGGCATTACCATGGCGGGTGCCAAGTCGGCCAGGTGGTAGACCATGACTACAGGGTTCTCGGCGTCGATGCTCTCCGGGTCATCGACGGCTCCACCTTCACTTTCTCCCCCGGAACCAATCCCCAAGCTACCGTGATGATGCTGGGAAGGCAAGTGACACTCTTTTCCTCGTTCATTCGCTGACTAATCTTGTCGACGAGTAACAATGGTAGATGCAGATTGCTTGGACTACGATTGGCACCATCCTTATCTGCTTGGATTGAAGGTTTACCTTGTGCTGCAGGTACATGGGAGTTCAGATACAAAAGCAGCGTTTGGATGGAGATGTGGAGATTATGTAAGGGTGTAAGACATGCCAGCTGAAGAAGTTCATGATCTACGTTGAGCATTGTGCTCAGTTGTTGTGTTCTTCAACACTTTTCGTGTGTCTGCTTGTCAATGCATCTATTGATGAATAAATTAATATTCAACAGAACATTAATCTATAAATCATCCTAATTATAATTGATTATATAATTTCGTTTTCTTGTTGATTATATTTTACATGTTTGAGTCTAAATCGACTGAGACTATTTACGATAGGGGTAAAAACTGATTTGACGTAACACCCCAGATCTGTCATAATACATCATCTCCACGTCGGACACTCTGTCGCGGCACACTGCCCCAACACACgcattaacaacgacacgacACACACCCACGCCGACCGTACCCCAAcgacctcctcggctgaccctCGTATCCAGCCAAGGCAGgggaaggcgctgactgacaccccccatacccagcggcagctcggcctcccacgcaacgcccgcgacgtcgccaagcgccatcagaggtacggccctgctCCGGCAAGTTGtagcatcaggtaacatcaagccctcttataaataccccctggcCCCCAACAGGCCAGGAGGAGGAAAAAATGGAGGAAGAACGATCTCTCTAGAATCTCCTCTTCACGATCACTGACTAGACcgtcgaaggggtcgggccgagctaccgacccgacctgtgtgcaggtgctcgTCCGCGACTGGGCGCAATCATCgccacccgacctgtgtgcaggtgctcgTCCGCGACTGGGCGCAATCATCGCCGCGGAACTTTCCAAGTCAGACCCCCCATCCCCCTCAGCAACCTCCAGGACCGAAGGGGCGCCacgatccccgtcatccggagcCCACGAACCAGCCATCCGGAGCCcacgaaccagccgcgtcgaccccgaggtcacgccctaaaaagttacttaccgtatcgCTTTGCGATGAACGAATGAGACCTTTGTCTCGGTGTAGCCACGTGACAACAAGCAAAGCGGACTTGGGTGTTCACGGGGACACTGCTCTCTGCCCTAATCCATCATCATCAGACGCTAATGCTGATGGAGGCCCAATGCCTACCGTCCGATTGGCGGATGGCAATGTTGGTAAGCGGGGGCGCTTCGACACGCCTTCCCCCGGTGTGGGACCCGGCTCTTGTTCCCGCCCCCTGGTCCACCCCAACTTTTAATGCCGGCCACGGACGTCGCCCCACGACGCGCGTCCGTGGCCCCGAGTGGGGGCCACGCTCGGTCCACCCGTCGGCATGGGCGAAGGCTGGTGCCGGGGACCACCGTGTGGATCGGGCTCCGTCCCGAGGACGATGGGTGACGAGCCACGTGCCCCTCGTGTGGATCCACCCAACCTTCCCCCCGAGCGCGCCCCCCCACCACTTCGTCGACGCATGGTATTTCGTCGGCCCACACCTGAGAAACTCAATGAATGTGTTGCTCCAATGAAAAGGCGGGTGGACAAAATGGGTAGATGAACGATGTATTTCGAAAATAATCGCCCACGCCCCAGCGACACAAAGGGGCTGAAGAGGGCAGTGGGCCCCGCTTTCGGTggaatcaagaagaagaagaagaagaagggaaggggaggcacGGGTGTAGCCTAGGCAGGGAAAGTTTGGTGGCTTAGGCAAGGGAACGCAGTCTCCGAAATCCCATAACTAACCCTTTCGGGTGCAGGTCGACCCGCACGCTGTCTTCCTGATCACGATCCGACGGTCAAAGTTCACTAGAATAGGGACACAGTTGGAATAGGAGTTCCGATCTCGTCGTGGTGGGTGATGAATAAAGAGAGGGTGTATCTCATGAGCCATGTGAATTAAGATGCAATCAAATGAGATGCATCTGTATGGTGGTGAGATTTGAGGATGTCACTTTTATCTCTTGGATTCAAAATCTaagaatatttataaattttgaacttattctTCAGAGTCACTATTGTTGATAGCGTATTTACTACTGTGAATCAGTGTCTCATGAGCAGAAAGAAAGGGACAATCATGAAAAAAGAAGACCAACAAAACAAAAGAGATTTCTATCGTTTATACCagatttactatttataatctcatttttaattttttgtaaTATTCGTAAGATACCCCTCAATAAATGAATGAATGTCAATCTCATCAACTTATCCCTTAATTATCGTAATATTTTTCAAGACTCAATTAGTGTTGATGCTTAACGAAATGATTGATCGATTTACGAAATATGACAATATGAAGTAATGATATTTGAGGGGTTATAAGAAATAAGGGTATAATTAGTAATTGAGAAGttgtatttagtaaaattatattttattattttttaaaatgattgtATAAAGTAAAGGGATATTAATagccaaaaaaaaaatgaattgtcAATAGCAATATTCCAgacaaatattataaattaaaagaTACTAATGGTATTGATTCTCGAAGGAAACAACAATACAACCACTAATTAATTGACTCATCCATCTCAAGCTCTTAGAATGATGATAAGAGTTTCTTAATTTATCATTGTTTACTAAAGATAAACCTATTTTAAtatccaattatccaattggcttcatcaattccaagtctgatacctcgttatttatTTCCCAGCACAAtgaaagcataatatatcttttagtatatgtgaatgatattattgtcatagaaaatgattgaagactcaggcatttctaaagcacttggccgatcgattctccctcaaagatctagcaactttaagctactttttgagagtggaagcaacatttacaccttcaggtctcttcctatcacaaagaaagtatattcaagatttattatcaaagaggttacaactcctctctctaccaatgagtcacttaaattatgtgatagaagtcctactacagattcgactcaatatcgacaagtccttagctccttacagtacttggctctcacccgtccagatatttcatttgccgtcaataaattattgcaattcatgcatcgaccatctactacgcattggtttgcggtcaaacgaattttcgGTATTTTAAatggactcttaatcatggcatttttcttcgcaaaaatacttcactccatctccatgcttttgctgatgctgattgggtagggaactttgatgatagaacttcTACGTTCGGATATATTGTTTTCCTTGGaac
The DNA window shown above is from Musa acuminata AAA Group cultivar baxijiao chromosome BXJ2-4, Cavendish_Baxijiao_AAA, whole genome shotgun sequence and carries:
- the LOC135586148 gene encoding protein HOTHEAD-like; this encodes MELARQRFLFAASVFVLCFHSFCHAEKPPSYTFVKHAADGPTVSYHDYIIVGGGTAGCPLAATLSRSFDVLVLERGGSPYGNSNISNLATFVRNLADLTPTSPTQRFVSEDGVINARARVLGGGTCINAGFYSRASAQEVREMGWDVELVNRSYRWVEEEVASEHQLTQWTSALKEGLLHAGVTPYNGFTYDHLYGTKIGGTTFDRDGHRHTAADLLKYADPNRLTVLLRATAQRILFRDGGRQRPRASGVVYKDEKGNVHEAYLKDCPGSEVIVSAGALGSPQLLMLSGVGPADHLGSLGIEVVLDQPMVGQGMSDNPMSLIVIPSPQPVEITSVQVVGIAPSGYYVESLTGLNLRADLLGASSGGGAEPSRASSEQGNEEIYPFQGGLIVEKLARPLSRGHLHLKNLNPEDNPAVTFNYFVEPEDVRTCVEGMETIKRVLETKEMSEFRNSNQSVEDLITLSASLIVNNRTRHDDDSTSLEQYCKDLTMTIWHYHGGCQVGQVVDHDYRVLGVDALRVIDGSTFTFSPGTNPQATVMMLGRYMGVQIQKQRLDGDVEIM